The nucleotide sequence TAATGGGAACAATTACATTATTATTTATTATTCTGCTTGGACTAATGCTGTTTGTTGGTGGTAGCCAGGGAGTTAGCGCATTTCTAAGTATGATTGTTAACTTTGGAATTGTGTTCTTTACGATTGTGCTCATTGCTTTTCACTTCCCCCCAATAATAGTTACGGTAACTGCTAGCGTTGTTGTTTTAGCAATTACTATTTTTTGGAGCAACGCAAGTGATAATGCCTCAACCACAGCATTCTTTGGAGCCCTAATTATTTTAACGCTTTTAGTGTTGACCATTATTCCTGTTGAGTATTGGGCAAAAGTTGGCGGTTTTGGTTTGGAAGATAGTGAGGAACTTGAAGGACTATCTGTTTTAGTTGGTATCAACTTTACCAAGGTTGCCATTTGTACGGCAATTTTAACTTCACTTGGAGCAATCGCTGAGGCGGCGATTGCAATTGCTTCGGGACTAGATGAAATCTTGACCGTTCATAAAGAAATTACGAGTGATCAGCTGTTTTCAGATGGAATCGAAATTGGTAAGGAAATTATCGGAACGGCCGTGAACACATTGTTTTTTGGTTTCTTTGGAAATTCATTGGCACTATTCATTTGGCTAAATGGATTAGGTTATTCGTTTGGATCAATTATCAACGATAAGGTTTTTGCTAATGACTTGATTGCAATTGTTCTGTCACTAATTGGGGTTGTACTGACGATTCCAATTACAACGTGGATAATGGCGATGAGAAGGCGAAGAAGCGAACGGGTATTGTAAAAAAATGAACCTGGGACAAAAACTAGGCTCATCAAAAAAATACCGTTATAATTTCATTTTTTGAAATTATAACGGTATTTTTTCTTATATACAGATAGTTGCTACACGCAGTAACCATCAGGACTGAGAGCCATTACCCATGACTCTCAGTTACTGTTGGTCTTGCGGGGGTGGGACGACGAAAGCATCTTCGTATGCTTTCTGTCCTACTCCCTTTTTTTACTTTAGTAGACTCATTTTATATTCGCTTTTGCTATTTTCTAATCTGGCCATCTCCCGAGATTACATACTTCGTTGTAGTAATTTCGTTGAGTCCCATTGGCCCGCGAGCGTGTAGCTTTTGGGTGCTAATACCAATTTCGGCACCAAACCCAAATTCAAATCCGTCAGTGAACCTAGTTGAAGCATTGACGTAAACGCAGGCTGAGTCAATCAGCTGCTGGAATTTTTTTGCATGAGCGTAGTTATTAGTGATGATTGATTCTGAATGACCAGTTGAATATTCATTGATGTGGCTAATAGCGTCATCGACTGAGTCGACTACCTTAACTGCCATAATCAAATCATTGTATTCAGTTGACCAATCATCCGCTGTTGCTGGTTTGATAGAACTTACGATTTGACGACTCTTATCATCACCACGAAGTTCCACACCATTATCCTCCAGTGCCTGAGCAATCGTTGGCAACATTTCGTCAGCAACGTCAGCGTTAATTAATAGTTTTTCAGCGGCGTTACAAACGCTTGGGCGCTGGACTTTGGCATTGACTGTAATGTCGGTGGCCATTTTTAAATCGGCACTGTCATCGACGTAAATGTGGCAATTGCCGGCACCAGTTTCGATTACGGGAACAGTAGAGTTTTGAACAACAGCGTTGATCAGACCAGAGCCACCTCGAGGGATTAGTACGTCAACATAACGGTTGAGATGCATTAATTCATTGGCAGTTTCGTGACTAGTGTCATGCAAAATTTGGATGGCGTTTTCGTCGATTCCGTTTTTATTGAGCACCGTTCTGAGGATGTCCACGAGGGTGGTGTTAGAATTGATTGCTTCCTTA is from Lentilactobacillus curieae and encodes:
- a CDS encoding YibE/F family protein codes for the protein MGTITLLFIILLGLMLFVGGSQGVSAFLSMIVNFGIVFFTIVLIAFHFPPIIVTVTASVVVLAITIFWSNASDNASTTAFFGALIILTLLVLTIIPVEYWAKVGGFGLEDSEELEGLSVLVGINFTKVAICTAILTSLGAIAEAAIAIASGLDEILTVHKEITSDQLFSDGIEIGKEIIGTAVNTLFFGFFGNSLALFIWLNGLGYSFGSIINDKVFANDLIAIVLSLIGVVLTIPITTWIMAMRRRRSERVL
- a CDS encoding glutamate-5-semialdehyde dehydrogenase, producing the protein MTDNLNEIGANAKKAAFQIANLDTETKNQVLNEFATALTEHTNEIVTANNKDLDNANDLPAKFVDRLKLTPERIDGMAEGLRQVANLADPIGNVDTGFTNKDGLIIEQRRVPLGVIAMIFEARPNVSVDASALTFKSGNAVILRGGKEAINSNTTLVDILRTVLNKNGIDENAIQILHDTSHETANELMHLNRYVDVLIPRGGSGLINAVVQNSTVPVIETGAGNCHIYVDDSADLKMATDITVNAKVQRPSVCNAAEKLLINADVADEMLPTIAQALEDNGVELRGDDKSRQIVSSIKPATADDWSTEYNDLIMAVKVVDSVDDAISHINEYSTGHSESIITNNYAHAKKFQQLIDSACVYVNASTRFTDGFEFGFGAEIGISTQKLHARGPMGLNEITTTKYVISGDGQIRK